A stretch of Blautia liquoris DNA encodes these proteins:
- a CDS encoding ABC transporter permease — MRREKRNSMADTTVRSRDNFWKLIWKQRSLVLMALLPVLAVIIFKYVPMYGILIAFKNYKSARGIRGSDWLQPLFKNFITFFKNVNSMQILWNTLKVGSLTLLFTFPAPIIFAILLNELKGNFYKKSVQTISYIPHFISVVVICSMLNGFGSVNGLFNDVRELFGMARVDMNNGSKYFLLMYIGSAVWQGIGWGSIIYLSALSNVDTTLYDVANIDGANRWQKIKNIVWPTIMPTTTVLLIMNVGNVLNSDYTKILLMQNSTNRSELEVIGTFVYQKGIVEGKFSYSTAVNLFVSIICFVLVFGANTITRRINPDNSLW; from the coding sequence ATGAGAAGGGAAAAAAGAAATTCTATGGCAGATACCACTGTGAGAAGCCGAGACAATTTTTGGAAGCTCATATGGAAACAGAGATCATTAGTCCTGATGGCATTGCTGCCTGTTTTGGCGGTCATTATATTTAAATATGTTCCAATGTATGGAATATTAATAGCTTTTAAGAATTATAAATCAGCAAGAGGGATAAGAGGAAGTGACTGGCTGCAGCCGTTATTTAAGAATTTCATTACCTTCTTTAAAAATGTTAACAGTATGCAAATTCTTTGGAATACTCTTAAAGTCGGGAGTCTTACATTATTGTTTACATTCCCGGCTCCGATTATATTCGCAATCTTATTAAATGAACTAAAAGGTAACTTCTACAAAAAATCAGTGCAGACAATTTCCTATATTCCTCATTTTATATCTGTCGTAGTTATCTGCTCTATGTTAAATGGTTTCGGCTCTGTGAATGGATTGTTTAACGATGTAAGAGAGCTTTTTGGAATGGCAAGAGTTGATATGAACAATGGAAGTAAATATTTTCTTCTTATGTATATAGGCTCTGCTGTCTGGCAGGGAATTGGCTGGGGATCTATTATATATCTGTCGGCTTTATCTAATGTTGATACTACCTTGTATGATGTTGCGAATATTGATGGAGCAAATCGATGGCAGAAAATTAAAAATATTGTATGGCCTACCATAATGCCTACAACAACAGTTCTCTTGATCATGAATGTGGGTAATGTTTTAAACAGCGACTATACGAAAATATTGCTGATGCAAAACTCCACAAATCGGAGTGAACTGGAGGTGATTGGCACATTTGTTTATCAAAAAGGTATCGTTGAAGGAAAATTTTCTTATTCTACTGCGGTGAATTTATTTGTTTCTATCATATGTTTTGTTTTAGTTTTCGGTGCCAATACAATAACACGCAGGATCAATCCTGACAATAGTTTGTGGTAG
- a CDS encoding sensor histidine kinase, with protein MKKEKKTILISLSKHFKIVIILFSICTIIISLYSTLRYFKFQNAYIEKSLDYYSNQLVKSVTEAYTSYENISYNIAYSKNVHDYLTSTTSGDSYTSYQSLRDQLSNARMLSPYIVDIALYGNDRRFVSLCGAIENYEDMAKSISDTHFSFRSLGIAQINMAKCHIMSIPIYSLEGNQDNYLGLLFLSIDVNSLLDNNINSNNNQYNPQIIFTHEDQLIYGSKSIYHSLETKNTPPKKETSLDRKYVINEYTIPNINHTLYVLINKSIANKQLYEISRQLLLYMISLSFIFFLLLFTLYHPLIRSLNQLTSYMKTIAEGDRRIYRKGYVIKQGIIASTEIYDIQRAFKNMIEQTELLNRKIFDTYTRMYELEDNARKTEIAFLRSQINPHFLYNTLTMICGMAAENDTGKIISITEALSRIYRYSIKGTEKVPLKEEMEIVKNYLMIQKERFGDRFQIEYSFSESSLYCMIPRMIIQPIVENAIVHGLEKSLEPGRLLIGAGLNPNYGYLAIWIYDNGVGMSSQKLESLREKIASSQINNSKNNGEYKIAKDAPISDSIGLLNVNSRMVLYYGTNYTLLLDSEEGVGTNVQIRVPYEMMLGSKVI; from the coding sequence ATGAAAAAGGAAAAGAAAACCATATTAATTTCTCTTTCAAAACATTTTAAAATAGTCATAATCTTATTCTCAATATGCACGATAATAATCTCACTTTATAGTACTCTTCGATATTTTAAATTTCAAAACGCCTATATTGAGAAAAGTCTCGATTATTATTCAAACCAACTGGTAAAATCCGTTACGGAAGCATATACAAGTTACGAAAATATTTCTTATAATATAGCGTATAGTAAAAATGTTCATGATTACCTTACAAGCACAACCTCGGGAGATAGTTACACGTCTTATCAATCTCTGAGGGATCAGCTAAGCAATGCAAGGATGTTAAGTCCTTATATTGTAGATATAGCTCTATACGGAAATGACAGGAGATTTGTATCCCTTTGCGGCGCTATAGAAAATTATGAAGATATGGCAAAGTCAATCTCTGACACACATTTTTCATTTCGTTCGTTAGGAATCGCACAAATAAATATGGCAAAGTGTCATATCATGTCAATTCCAATCTATTCGCTTGAAGGTAATCAGGATAATTATTTAGGTCTTTTGTTTTTGTCTATTGATGTCAATAGCCTTTTAGATAACAACATTAATTCAAATAACAACCAATACAATCCTCAGATCATCTTTACCCATGAAGACCAGCTGATCTATGGCTCAAAATCTATATATCATTCCCTGGAAACTAAAAACACACCACCTAAAAAAGAGACAAGCTTAGATAGAAAGTATGTAATAAACGAATATACCATTCCAAACATCAATCATACTTTATATGTACTGATAAATAAGAGTATTGCGAATAAACAGTTATATGAAATTTCCAGGCAATTGCTTCTCTATATGATTTCCTTAAGTTTTATATTCTTTCTATTATTGTTTACCTTATATCACCCTTTGATTCGCTCGCTGAATCAATTGACTTCTTATATGAAGACGATTGCCGAAGGAGATCGAAGAATTTACCGAAAAGGATATGTCATCAAACAAGGGATCATCGCTTCGACGGAAATATATGATATACAAAGAGCATTCAAAAACATGATTGAACAAACAGAATTATTAAACCGCAAGATTTTCGACACGTATACACGAATGTATGAATTAGAAGATAACGCTCGAAAAACGGAAATTGCTTTTCTGAGAAGCCAAATCAACCCGCATTTCTTATACAATACCTTGACAATGATTTGTGGTATGGCGGCTGAGAATGATACAGGCAAAATTATCTCCATTACCGAAGCATTGTCCAGAATATATCGCTACAGTATCAAAGGTACAGAAAAAGTTCCGCTTAAAGAAGAAATGGAAATTGTGAAGAACTACCTGATGATACAAAAGGAAAGATTTGGGGATAGATTTCAAATTGAATATTCATTTTCAGAAAGCTCACTATATTGCATGATCCCTAGAATGATTATTCAACCTATAGTAGAAAACGCGATCGTGCATGGTTTGGAGAAAAGTTTAGAGCCAGGCAGATTATTAATCGGAGCCGGTTTAAATCCCAACTACGGATATCTGGCAATCTGGATCTATGATAACGGTGTGGGAATGTCATCTCAAAAGCTGGAATCGCTGCGGGAAAAAATTGCTTCATCACAGATCAATAACAGCAAAAACAATGGGGAATACAAGATTGCCAAAGACGCTCCAATCAGTGACAGTATTGGTCTGCTAAATGTAAATAGCCGTATGGTCTTATATTACGGGACAAATTATACTCTGCTTCTCGATTCAGAGGAGGGTGTGGGGACCAATGTGCAAATTCGTGTTCCATATGAAATGATGTTGGGGTCAAAAGTAATTTGA
- a CDS encoding carbohydrate ABC transporter permease, translated as MLTKQNKNKIHIGSKSVDVVLAAFMLLMSVIFLYPFLNVVATSLSSNRMITTGQVTFFPKELIFDGYKLLFKEENIFGAYWNTLVIAFGSAFFSLVLTSLLAYVMMVPEFVLRKPLSIFLLITMFFSGGTVPTYLLIQNLGLYDTWWSLILPNAVSAYNVFVYRSFYQGISSEIREAAKIDGASELQILTRIYVPLSKALYATFGLFSVVGVWNSYYEALLYIKNPDKQPIQMLLRKIVFTSGTANMSDAQQMISNGQMNQLNVQYACVIATIGPILLMYPFVQKYFAQGMQVGAVKG; from the coding sequence ATGTTGACCAAACAGAATAAAAATAAAATACATATTGGAAGTAAGAGTGTTGATGTGGTTCTGGCCGCATTTATGCTGCTGATGTCTGTCATCTTTTTATATCCTTTCCTCAATGTGGTTGCTACTTCACTGTCCAGCAATAGGATGATTACTACAGGGCAGGTTACTTTTTTTCCAAAGGAGCTTATATTTGATGGCTATAAATTGCTGTTTAAGGAAGAAAATATATTCGGCGCCTATTGGAATACATTAGTCATTGCATTTGGGTCAGCATTTTTTAGTTTGGTACTGACTTCTTTACTTGCTTACGTCATGATGGTGCCCGAGTTTGTTTTACGCAAACCTCTTTCCATTTTTTTGCTGATTACAATGTTTTTTAGTGGAGGAACTGTTCCTACATATCTGTTGATTCAGAATCTGGGGCTATATGATACCTGGTGGTCTCTGATTTTACCGAATGCAGTTTCTGCGTATAATGTATTTGTTTACAGGTCATTTTATCAGGGAATTTCTTCTGAGATAAGAGAAGCAGCAAAAATTGACGGAGCCAGTGAGTTACAGATTCTTACCAGAATTTATGTACCCCTGTCAAAGGCGTTATATGCTACATTTGGCCTGTTTTCTGTTGTTGGAGTTTGGAATAGTTATTATGAAGCTTTGCTATATATAAAGAATCCTGATAAGCAGCCGATTCAAATGCTGCTGCGAAAAATTGTATTTACATCTGGGACAGCCAATATGTCGGATGCCCAGCAGATGATAAGTAATGGGCAGATGAACCAGTTGAATGTTCAATATGCCTGTGTAATTGCAACGATTGGCCCTATTCTCCTGATGTATCCATTTGTGCAAAAGTATTTTGCACAGGGAATGCAGGTCGGGGCTGTAAAAGGTTAA